From the genome of Colias croceus chromosome 9, ilColCroc2.1, one region includes:
- the LOC123694357 gene encoding uncharacterized protein LOC123694357 produces MENISVLLNDSLDEELIDFSDPPTSYLYEYAFSKVTKFLSNIGCLVAVITSFLMGFEYDKIFKKVKIKINEKEILRIIVVIVLFMVLPIVFVCIVLSLIYKNVCEIIIKRRDKNFVKFLDSFDVFWCLEDNANSNIIEVLGTIQADCPYALVDKIREKLEDIISNKSVEKIFYRRQEQFGFYYWRKNDVANINQYVKLLNVTNKDSLNSDDLENLMSELTKKPLPYNGEGLFEMLITDIELNNEGDLLDSYAIVFRIHHSVGDGIALIEFLCEILADDTSQTVKLFKAPEVCNLFDQNMFKDVNELTKIVTEMILCAVDGVIRKPDINSLHGPTLEGKKVLRWIEANDNLLQMIKEIKEEQDALNFSDILASALANGLRKYFSQTMLYIPEHVAVIIPIRLSTNEDTLILENNFTVSILDLPLNEDLRSISKCCNRLRKSLDPMTNHYLLKLCNVFPKYILEQVFNSNQATMVFSNIPGPKCLSICGCAVKSLVFFVPNKGTTGVGVTALCYGGVLRFAIMADSALLSRPDDLSIILDGMVEEIKYLYAEYVVV; encoded by the exons ATGGAGAATATAAGTGTTTTATTGAATGATTCTTTGGATGAAGAATTGATAGATTTTAGTGATCCACCAACATCCTATTTATACGAATATGCTTTTAGTAAAGTGACAAAATTTCTGAGCAATATTGGCTGTTTAGTTGCAGTTATCACATCATTCTTAATGGGATTTGAG TAcgataaaatcttcaaaaaagtcaaaattaaaattaacgaaaAGGAAATTTTACGGATAATAGttgtaattgttttatttatggttTTACCTATTGTTTTTGTGTGTATAGTGctaagtttaatttataaaaatgtgtgtgaaataattataaagaggaGAGATAAAAACTTTGTCAAGTTCCTCGATAGTTTTGATGTGTTTTGGTGCTTGGAGGACAATGCGAatagtaatattattgaagtgtTAGGAACAATACAAGCTGATTGTCCATACGCACTGGTTGataaaataagagaaaaattAGAAGATATCATATCCAATAAGTCcgttgaaaaaatattttatagaaggCAAGAAcaatttggtttttattactGGCGCAAAAACGATGTCGCTAATATAAACCAATACGTTAAGTTGCTTAACGTTACAAATAAAGATAGTCTGAATTCTGACGATCTGGAAAATCTAATGAGCGAATTGACTAAAAAGCCGTTGCCATATAATGGGGAAGGTCTATTTGAAATGTTAATCACCGATATTGAGCTAAATAATGAAGGTGATCTTTTAGATAGTTACGCAATCGTGTTTAGAATACATCATTCAGTTGGAGATGGTATAGCTTTGATAGAGTTTTTGTGTGAAATTCTAGCAGATGATACCAGTCAAACAGTCAAATTGTTCAAAGCTCCTGAAGTCTGTAATCTATTTGATCAAAATATGTTCAAAGACGTAAACGAGCTAACAAAAATTGTAACTGAAATGATACTTTGCGCGGTGGATGGTGTGATAAGAAAACCTGACATAAATTCGTTACATGGACCCACATTAGAAGGAAAAAAGGTATTGAGATGGATTGAAGCGAATGATAATTTACTTCAAAtgattaaagaaataaaagaagaaCAAGATGCCTTAAATTTTTCTGATATATTGGCGTCTGCTTTAGCGAATGGATTGCGAAAATACTTTTCTCAG ACCATGTTGTACATACCAGAGCATGTTGCAGTAATAATCCCCATTAGATTGAGTACGAACGAGGACACGTTAATTTTGGAAAATAATTTCACTGTAAGCATTTTGGATCTACCGCTTAACGAAGATTTGAGGTCTATCAGCAAATGCTGTAATAGACTGCGAAAGAGTCTTGATCCTatg ACGAACCACTACTTGCTAAAATTGTGCAATGTTTTCCCAAAATACATACTTGAGCAGGTTTTTAACAGCAATCAAGCGACAATGGTTTTTAGCAACATACCGGGACCAAAATGTTTGAGCATTTGTGGCTGTGCAGTGAAATCTTTGGTGTTCTTTGTACCGAATAAGGGCACTACAG GTGTTGGTGTCACAGCTCTATGCTACGGTGGCGTTCTTCGATTCGCAATAATGGCCGATTCAGCTCTTCTATCTAGACCAGATGACCTATCGATTATTCTAGATGGAATGGTTGAGGAAATCAAGTATTTGTATGCAGAGTATGTAGTAGTTTAA
- the LOC123694384 gene encoding mpv17-like protein, protein MASRIVGWWRHTLKRRPVLTNTAVYATFYTAAEFSQQTFNKMYTPEKPDYDLAAAGRIVATGSCLYPTTLYFWYRYLDRRFVGTSVKAVLSKVAADQFIMTPALIAAFFTMLGVLERKEDVFEELKQKYWKTFAANQAFWIPGQIINFAFVPSNLRVVYVSSASFIWINVLCFIKRQKVDKNE, encoded by the exons ATGGCATCCCGAATAGTCGGCTGGTGGCGTCACACCCTGAAGCGAAGACCGGTGCTCACGAACACAGCTGTATACGCCACGTTCTATACCGCAGCTGAATTCTCACAGCAAACTTTCAATAAGATGTATACG CCAGAAAAGCCAGACTATGATTTAGCAGCGGCCGGCAGAATAGTCGCGACGGGGAGCTGTCTCTACCCAACGACtctatatttttg gtATAGATATTTAGATAGACGTTTCGTAGGCACATCGGTGAAGGCTGTACTGTCTAAAGTTGCAGCAGACCAGTTCATTATGACACCAGCGTTAATTGCTGCCTTCTTTACGA TGTTGGGTGTCCTAGAAAGGAAGGAAGATGTATTTGAAGAgctgaaacaaaaatattggaaGACATTTGCCGCGAATCAAGCGTTTTGGATTCCGggacagataataaattttgcaTTCGTGCCATCGAATTTGCGTGTCGTTTACGTTTCTTCAGCATCTTTCATTTGgataaatgttttatgttttataaaaaggcAAAAGGttgataaaaatgaataa